A stretch of the Bradyrhizobium sp. CCBAU 53351 genome encodes the following:
- a CDS encoding antibiotic biosynthesis monooxygenase: MIAVIFEVWPKPEHRQDYFDLAADLKPILQTIDGFISVERFESLTDKGKILSVSFWRDEAAVAAWRNTMEHRRTQAKGRAQIFADYHLRIASIVRDYSMTDRDEAPKDSRAVHDAH, translated from the coding sequence ATGATCGCCGTGATCTTCGAGGTCTGGCCCAAGCCCGAACATCGCCAGGATTATTTCGACCTCGCCGCCGATCTGAAGCCGATCCTGCAAACCATCGACGGCTTCATCTCGGTCGAGCGTTTCGAGAGCCTGACCGACAAGGGCAAGATCCTGTCGGTGTCGTTCTGGCGGGACGAGGCGGCGGTTGCGGCCTGGCGTAACACGATGGAGCACCGCCGCACCCAGGCCAAGGGCAGGGCGCAGATCTTTGCCGACTATCATCTGCGCATTGCGAGTATCGTCAGGGACTACAGCATGACCGACCGGGACGAAGCGCCCAAGGACAGTCGCGCCGTGCACGACGCGCACTAG
- a CDS encoding glutathione S-transferase family protein, whose translation MADLTLTTFNWVPEPPRGLVRDLRVRWALEEAALPYRVASTPFDDRRPAHLAHQPFGQVPWLTDGDISIFETGAILLHLGERSEKLMPTDPRGRAEATAWVFAALNSVEMASLPWGMSKFMGHPTDTAAWKFVDDFLKLRLKHLEPVLAGREWLAGSFSVADILMADVLRLVDMFGGLADSPACRAYVARATGRPAFIKAHADQMAHFAAADADHKH comes from the coding sequence ATGGCCGACCTCACCCTCACCACCTTCAATTGGGTTCCGGAACCGCCGCGTGGCCTCGTGCGCGATCTCAGAGTGCGCTGGGCGCTGGAAGAAGCCGCCTTGCCCTATCGCGTCGCCAGCACGCCGTTCGACGATCGCAGGCCTGCGCACCTCGCGCACCAGCCGTTCGGCCAGGTGCCGTGGCTGACCGACGGCGACATCTCGATCTTCGAGACCGGCGCAATCCTGCTTCATCTCGGCGAACGCAGCGAGAAGCTGATGCCCACAGATCCGCGCGGCCGCGCCGAGGCGACGGCTTGGGTATTCGCGGCGCTCAATTCGGTGGAGATGGCCAGCCTGCCCTGGGGAATGTCGAAGTTCATGGGACATCCGACCGACACGGCAGCCTGGAAATTCGTCGACGACTTCCTCAAGCTTCGCTTGAAGCATCTCGAGCCGGTGCTAGCGGGGCGCGAATGGCTGGCGGGCTCCTTCTCGGTCGCCGACATCCTGATGGCGGACGTGCTGCGTCTCGTCGACATGTTCGGCGGGCTGGCGGACAGCCCCGCCTGCCGCGCCTACGTCGCGCGCGCCACCGGCCGCCCGGCGTTCATCAAGGCGCACGCCGACCAGATGGCGCATTTCGCGGCGGCGGACGCTGACCACAAGCATTAG
- a CDS encoding winged helix-turn-helix domain-containing protein, with the protein MKSGPDIAMVASLVGDPARANMLTALMNGRALTASELAQEAGITPQTASSHLAKLEAGGLVEPEKQGRHRYYRLTDDDVAGVLEGLAGLAARTGHMRVRTGPKDPALRRARICYDHLAGDLGVQMLDSLRERNLVRQKKQDIELTAEGERFLARHLQISPDMLTHPRRPVCKACLDWSERRHHLAGTLGAAMMQRFAELKWAARDATPGSRVVNFTRTGEKQFAALFGNVRD; encoded by the coding sequence ATGAAATCAGGCCCCGACATCGCCATGGTCGCCTCGCTGGTCGGCGACCCCGCCCGCGCCAACATGCTCACGGCGCTGATGAACGGACGCGCGCTGACGGCGAGCGAGCTGGCGCAGGAAGCCGGCATCACGCCGCAGACCGCGAGCTCGCATCTGGCCAAGCTCGAGGCCGGCGGGTTGGTCGAGCCGGAGAAGCAGGGCCGCCACCGCTACTATCGCCTCACCGACGACGACGTCGCGGGCGTGCTCGAAGGTCTTGCAGGGCTTGCCGCGCGCACCGGCCATATGCGGGTGCGCACCGGACCGAAGGACCCGGCGCTGCGGCGCGCGCGGATCTGCTACGACCATCTCGCCGGCGATCTCGGCGTGCAGATGCTCGATTCCTTGCGCGAGCGGAATCTGGTCAGGCAGAAGAAGCAGGACATCGAGCTGACCGCCGAGGGCGAGCGTTTTCTCGCCAGGCATCTGCAGATCTCGCCCGACATGCTCACCCATCCGCGGCGCCCGGTGTGCAAGGCGTGCCTGGACTGGAGCGAGCGGAGGCATCACCTCGCCGGCACGCTGGGGGCTGCCATGATGCAGCGCTTCGCCGAGCTGAAATGGGCGGCGCGCGACGCCACGCCCGGCAGCCGCGTCGTGAACTTCACCCGCACCGGCGAGAAGCAGTTTGCCGCGCTGTTCGGCAACGTAAGGGACTGA
- a CDS encoding GCG_CRPN prefix-to-repeats domain-containing protein, producing MKYLFAAAVLATAVVGFGEAASAAEGCGRGFYRGPYGNCRPMRGAVVVRPAPVVVAPPVVVVPRARVCPYGFRWYAGRCRPF from the coding sequence ATGAAATACCTGTTCGCCGCCGCCGTGCTTGCCACCGCTGTCGTCGGATTCGGTGAGGCGGCCAGCGCCGCTGAGGGCTGCGGCCGCGGCTTCTATCGCGGTCCCTATGGCAATTGCCGCCCGATGCGCGGCGCGGTCGTGGTGCGCCCCGCCCCGGTGGTGGTCGCCCCGCCGGTCGTGGTCGTGCCCCGCGCGCGCGTATGCCCCTATGGCTTCCGCTGGTACGCCGGCCGCTGCCGCCCGTTCTGA
- a CDS encoding oxaloacetate decarboxylase: MHVTTADKRATFKKMHESGCFILPNPVDVGSAKALQHLGFKAIASSSAGFAWTIGKADNHVSVEDICQHLAALSSAVDIPVNADFEGGFAVEPDRVADNVERCVRTGVAGLSIEDSTGDKDKPIYERALAVDRIKASRKAIGDSGTLLVGRCEAYLWGVTDLKLVIDRLTAYADAGADCLYAPGLKTREDISAVVKAVAPKPFNLLIGASGLSLKEAEDLGVRRISVGGSLARAAWGGFMRAAKEMAEKGTFTELGSGYPGGELNKMFS; encoded by the coding sequence ATGCACGTCACGACGGCGGACAAGCGCGCGACCTTCAAGAAGATGCACGAGAGCGGCTGCTTCATCCTGCCCAATCCGGTCGACGTCGGCAGCGCCAAGGCGTTGCAGCATCTCGGTTTCAAGGCGATCGCCTCGTCGAGCGCGGGCTTTGCCTGGACCATCGGCAAGGCCGACAACCATGTCAGCGTCGAGGACATCTGTCAGCATCTGGCAGCATTGAGCTCGGCGGTCGATATTCCCGTGAACGCCGATTTCGAGGGGGGCTTCGCGGTCGAGCCGGACAGGGTCGCTGACAATGTCGAGCGCTGCGTGCGCACCGGCGTTGCCGGCCTCTCGATCGAGGATTCCACCGGCGACAAGGACAAGCCGATCTACGAGCGCGCACTCGCGGTCGACCGCATCAAGGCCTCGCGCAAGGCGATCGGCGACAGCGGCACGTTGCTGGTCGGCCGCTGCGAAGCCTATTTGTGGGGCGTGACCGATCTCAAGCTGGTGATCGACCGGCTCACCGCTTATGCCGACGCAGGGGCCGACTGCCTTTATGCACCAGGCCTGAAGACCCGCGAGGACATCAGCGCCGTGGTGAAGGCTGTCGCGCCAAAGCCGTTCAACCTGTTGATCGGCGCGTCCGGCCTGTCACTGAAGGAGGCCGAGGATCTCGGCGTGCGCCGGATCAGCGTCGGCGGCTCGCTCGCCCGCGCCGCCTGGGGCGGCTTCATGCGCGCGGCCAAAGAGATGGCGGAGAAGGGCACGTTCACCGAGCTCGGCAGCGGCTATCCCGGCGGCGAGCTCAACAAGATGTTCAGCTAG
- a CDS encoding twin-arginine translocation signal domain-containing protein, whose protein sequence is MERRNFLKLALGVTAGAAAFAATARAAPLSPQPVIDPARAPQGNADAHPAVTTSEEAAKLTPEQVHWHGHHGHWGWRRRHWRRHHRRWHRRHYW, encoded by the coding sequence ATGGAGCGCCGGAACTTTTTGAAGCTTGCATTGGGGGTGACGGCGGGCGCCGCCGCCTTCGCCGCGACCGCGCGGGCCGCGCCGCTGTCACCGCAGCCCGTCATTGATCCCGCACGTGCGCCGCAAGGCAATGCCGACGCTCATCCCGCCGTCACCACCAGTGAGGAAGCCGCCAAGCTGACGCCCGAGCAGGTGCACTGGCATGGCCATCACGGCCATTGGGGATGGCGCCGCCGTCATTGGCGCCGGCATCACCGGCGCTGGCACCGCCGCCATTACTGGTAA
- a CDS encoding NIPSNAP family protein: MSVTVFIRYQLDPFKRAQFEEYSKRWLTIIPKCGGDLIGYFMPHEGTNNIAFGLITFESLAAYEAYRARLRQDTEGMANFHFAEEHKFILAEERTFLRQVVL, encoded by the coding sequence ATGTCCGTCACCGTTTTCATCCGCTACCAGCTCGATCCCTTCAAGCGCGCGCAATTCGAGGAGTACTCGAAGCGCTGGCTCACCATCATCCCGAAATGCGGTGGCGACCTGATCGGCTATTTCATGCCGCACGAGGGCACCAACAACATCGCCTTTGGGCTGATCACCTTCGAGAGTCTGGCCGCCTATGAGGCCTATCGCGCCCGGTTGCGACAGGACACTGAGGGCATGGCCAATTTCCATTTCGCCGAGGAGCACAAATTCATCCTCGCCGAAGAGCGCACCTTCCTGCGTCAGGTGGTATTGTAG